In Runella sp. SP2, the genomic window AGACTGTAAGTTAAAATCGCAGGTTCGGGCTGACTATCGTTTGACCGAGTTCCAGTCAGACGATAGTCAGACTGTATGTTAAAATCGTAGGTTCGGTCTGACTATCGTCTGACCGAGTATTAGAACCAACCTGCGCCTAGATTACGGAAAGGCCAAGGAATAGATAAGAAAATAACGACCAATGCGATTAAGTAAAACGTAAACACTTTTGCGTGGTTTCCTTTTTTCCCTTGGGCGTTGCCGACCGTAATAAGAGCTACGGCAATAAGCATCCCCACGAGGTGTTCAACGGCATAGAAGCGATAAAACTTATCGCTCATCATATCAAATCGTACTTTCACACCAATGTTCATAAAGTACAAAATCAAACCGATAAGTAATTGCGTATGCGTCGCAATCATGGCAAACAAATATACTTTAGAATATGGGGCATTACTTTCACTTTTCTTACCGAATGCCGTAAAAATAGCCGCTATCAAAAGCCCTAATACGACATATCGCAAACCTGAGTGCGCACGAACGAGAATTTCCATTTGGGATTGGGTTGTTTAAAGTGGCGAGCCACTGTTATTTGTTAATTGTTGACTAAATACCAGGCTTTCAACTATTTCACAAAAATCGAAAGGGTTGTTGACTCATATACGCCCAAGTTTGCATCCCGAACATTTTCCATGATAGGTCTTAAAGCACAAGTAGCTTCGTCGATGCAGTCATCGCATTTCACATAAAAATGCAAAGACACACATGGTGTTGGAGCAATGGGACCATCAATAACCCGAATCACTTGCGCAAAATTGACACGTTCTGGATCCACTCTCAGCATGTATCCTCCGCCTTTGCCTTTTTGGCTTGATAAAATACCGTGATTACGCAATTCCAACAGAATAGCCTCCAAAAACTTCTTAGGTATATTTTCGCGCTCAGCAATATGAGAAATAAGCACAGGGCCTTTGCCATGCTCTTCGGTCAAAACTTTCAAAGCTTTGAGGGCGTATTTGGCTTTTTTAGAAATCATGAGTTAATCATTATGGTTGAGGGTTATTAACAAAAAAGACTTTTTTGCAAATTTAGTCGATTTGAACAATAGATTATCATGTTCAACTCATATTTTTTACAACTTTTTTCTATAGTCTATTAAATTTGAGTACATTACACTTGACCTAACTCAAGCGGTCTTTAAAACTATCGTAGCCATATTCTTTGACAAGTTTAAAAGTACCATTTTGCTGAAATATACCAATTGAAGGTAAATTTACCCCGTTAAAGGTCGTCGTTTTAACCATTGTGTAGTGAATCATGTCATCAAAGACCAGCGTTTGCCCGATTTCCAGCGGCTGGTCAAAGGAATAATCTCCCATAAAATCACCTGCCAAACAAGTCATTCCGCCAAGGCGATAAGTTGGTTTTCCTGCCTGTGGCTCATGGTAAGCCCCCAAAATACGTGGCTTGTACGGCATTTCGAGGGTATCGGGCATATGCGCAGCAAATGATGTATCCAAAATTGCGACCTCAATTCCTTGGCTATTGATAATATCCAAAACCGTAGAAGTCAAATACCCCGTTCGCCAAGCAATTGCCGAGCCTGGTTCTAAAATAACATCTAATTTATACTTTTCTTTCAGCCTTTTTACCAACTGAACGAGTTTTGGAATATCGTACCCTTCGCGCGTCATGAGATGGCCTCCACCCATATTTAGCCACTTTGCTTGGTGCAATAAATCTCCAAACCGCGCTTCCAAAGCTTCCAGTGTTCGCTCAAGCACATCCGAACCATTTTCGCATAACGTATGAAAATGAATCCCTTCAATTCCTTCGGGAAGTTCCGACCCAAAATGATCCCGTGTTACTCCTAGGCGCGAACCAGGCACACACGGATTGTACATATCAGTATCTACTTCCGAATACTGCGGATTGACCCGAATTCCACACGAGACACTTGCCGCTGGGTGAGTGGCATTATAAGCACTTACTTTGTCTTTGAAGCGATTCCATTGAGAAAGCGAATTGAAGGTAATGTGGCTACTACGCTCCAAGACTTCATCAAACTCATT contains:
- a CDS encoding cytochrome B, encoding MEILVRAHSGLRYVVLGLLIAAIFTAFGKKSESNAPYSKVYLFAMIATHTQLLIGLILYFMNIGVKVRFDMMSDKFYRFYAVEHLVGMLIAVALITVGNAQGKKGNHAKVFTFYLIALVVIFLSIPWPFRNLGAGWF
- a CDS encoding Rrf2 family transcriptional regulator — encoded protein: MISKKAKYALKALKVLTEEHGKGPVLISHIAERENIPKKFLEAILLELRNHGILSSQKGKGGGYMLRVDPERVNFAQVIRVIDGPIAPTPCVSLHFYVKCDDCIDEATCALRPIMENVRDANLGVYESTTLSIFVK
- the nspC gene encoding carboxynorspermidine decarboxylase, whose protein sequence is MSIDFTTLPSPCFVLEERLLRQNLQLIKGVMDEAGCQIILALKGFSMFSAFPIVREYLPGATASSLNEIKLINEYLGHPSHTYIPAYKDNEFDEVLERSSHITFNSLSQWNRFKDKVSAYNATHPAASVSCGIRVNPQYSEVDTDMYNPCVPGSRLGVTRDHFGSELPEGIEGIHFHTLCENGSDVLERTLEALEARFGDLLHQAKWLNMGGGHLMTREGYDIPKLVQLVKRLKEKYKLDVILEPGSAIAWRTGYLTSTVLDIINSQGIEVAILDTSFAAHMPDTLEMPYKPRILGAYHEPQAGKPTYRLGGMTCLAGDFMGDYSFDQPLEIGQTLVFDDMIHYTMVKTTTFNGVNLPSIGIFQQNGTFKLVKEYGYDSFKDRLS